Part of the Caulifigura coniformis genome, TCTTATCTGGCGAATGGCAGCCGGCGCACCGCTCTCGTTCGATCCAAATATTCTCGATGAACGATGCCAGCACGCGATCTCGCCTTGCATGACGGATTACTTCAGGCGGAAGCGTAGGCCCGATGGGAGCGGATGAAGCCGGCGCACCTGCAATCTGAGCGTCTTTGGCTGCCGCCGAAATCCATGTGCGAAACGCCTCCAGCTCCTCGGCTCGAATCTTCGCCAGAAGCGGATCACCTTTATCCGGGGCGCGGGCAATCAACTCCAACAGCTTCGACTTCTCGGGTTGCTCCGAATTCACGAGCCCTGCGGAACGCAATGCGACAAATGTTGCCGAGGCATCATCGCGGATGTACTGGCTGAGGTTGACACCTGCTGCGTGGCACTCCGTACAACTGGATGGCTTGTCTGCCTTGGCCAAGGGCAGAATTCGGCGTGCGAAAACCTCATTCGCGTTGTCGTCGGCGATGCCATGCACGCTGGTCGCGACAATCAGGGATACAAGTAAGATTGATTGCAAAATGCCGGTTTTCATTAGGCGCTCACGCAGGGACGAAATCGATATCTCATGCCGGCGATTTTACCATCGCTCGAAATCGCTCGGCCAGTTGCCAGTGACCTACGAATTCCTGTTTGAGCCGCGGGCAACAAAAAAAAGGGTCGTCCTGAAATGAATCAGGACGACCCTTGAACCCGGGAGTTCATTCGCTCAACCCAGAGGTCGAGGCAAAAGAACGCTCGGCCAAGTCATGGCTTAAACATGTTGCGGTAAGCGCTGTAGTCGTTGACCGGTCCACGACCTGAGCCGTAGTAGCTCGGGGCCGCGAAGCCGTAATTACCGCTGTAGGCGGGCGCCGGTGTGTACGTCGGCGCGCCCTGGTAACCGCTCCGATACGAATACGTCGGAGCTGCGACCGAGGCACGGGGCGTCGGCCGTGCGTAGACCCGGCCAGAGGTCCGGTAGCCACCACACTGTCCGAAGGTTGCGGGGGTCGCCATCAGGACGCCGCCCGCCATCACAGCTGCCAGTGCCAGGCGTTTCATGGTTCTGTTCGCAAGCATGGCTGTCTCCTTATTCTTTGACCGGGAGCTCGACTGGGGAATCTGTCCTGCCTGGAGCTCGCGGATTCTTGTTCACTTCGATCTTTTTGGTGATGCCGGCAGCCCGAGACGTGATGTCTCCAGCAAGCTCGGACTGCCGGTCGCACGAGTTCCGCCACCAGACGAATCTCGTGAGGTTAATCCTCTACTTGGCTGCGGGCTTCGGCAGCTCGATGTGCAGCAACTCCATTAGCTTCTTATGCTCTGCCTCCGCCGCGGCCAGGTGCTTGTCCATGTCGGCACAGCACGAAGCCAGTTCCGCTTCCTTCGGGTCGTCCGTGATGTGCTTTTCCGCGTCGACACAGCACTTCTCCGCCGCCTCGTAGTGCTTCTTCATGGCGTCGATGTGCTGCACGATCTCGGCGTTCTTCGCCGCCGTCTGGTCGATCTTCGCCAGTTCCTTCTTCGAAGACTCGACATTCTTCTTGACCTCGGCGACGTGTTCGCGGGCCGTTTGCGGGTCAAGCTGCTTCACCGTCTGCCCCTGCGAGCTCAAGGCCTGGGCGTGCGAGCGAGCCGACTGCTGGTAGCTGTAGGTCATCGACGGCCGGTAGCCGTTCGAGAACGAGCCACGCGACCGATACGAATTGCTCATTTCCTGCCGGCCCGGATTGGCTGGTTTGCCGGGAAAGTTTTGAGCAGGCAGTAGTGATGCGGTTCCTAATGCCAGGACAACCGCAGACAGAGTGGTGAAAGCGCGCAACGACACTGCAAATCTCCTCGTGCGAGATTCACTCCGCCGTTGCGATCGGCGGAGCGGAGCAAGTGAGCGTGATCTCAACTCAGAAACCGGAAACTCACTTCATGTTGGATGGTCCAGTCATTGGCAACGCACGTGCCAAACCGCAGCCCTAGGCGTTTTCCACGGGACAGCACGGCTTGGCAGGGCTCAACGTCGAAGGTTCCGTGCGGATCCGCACAGTGCGGCCTGAATTCAGCCGCACGAGTGTGCGGATTCGTCCCACGCGGCGGGGCGATGCCGAATTCCAAGCCGGACGCCCTTGACCCTGTAGCCTAGTACGGGGTTTACAATCGAGACATGAAAGCGACTCAGACAGATTCGAAAGAACGCCCGCCGGCGTCATTGACGATCGGCCGCCTGGCGAGGGCTGCCGGCGTCGGAGTGGAGACAGTCCGCTTTTACGAACGCCAAGGATTGCTCGCCGAGCCAGAGCGTCGCAGCTCTGGGTATCGAAACTACGGGGAAGCTGCGATCGCGAGGTTGCAGTTCATCCGACGTGCAAAAGAGCTCGGCTTCACGCTGAGCGAAATCAAGTCCCTTCTGGAATTGCGTCGCGATCCCAGTTCAACGGCCGCAGATGTTCGGAGGCAGGCGCGGCAAAAGATCGAAGAGATCGACGAGAAGGTGCGCAGCCTGCAGCAGATCCGGGCCGCTCTGATGCGACTCGTGGACGAGTGCCATGGTCACGGCCCATTGAGCGAATGCCCGATTGTCGACGCGATGGAGCACGGGCCCGGGACAACCGTGGCGACGAAAGGAAAGAAGTCATGAAACACCAAGATCCAGTCTGCGGCATGCAAGTCGACGAATCGACGCCGCATCGGTTCGAGCACGACGGTCAAGTCGAGTACTTCTGCAGTGCCTCGTGCCGTCAAAAGTTCGTTGCGAATTCCCACCGCCATGCACATGCCGGTCACAAGACCGAGGGAGATCGTTCGTCCGCGATCGTGCCACCTGCCGGCGCTCATCCCCACGAAGGTGAGGCGATCGATCCGATCTGTCACATGACCGTGAATCCGGCCACGGCTCTGAAGGCCGAGAAGAACGGACGCACGGAGTATTTCTGCAGCGAGCACTGCAGGCAGAAGTTCCTCGGCACGCCTGCAGCGGGCCATTCCTGTTGTGGCGGCGGGCACCAACATGCCGCACCGGCCAAGAAGCCGACGAAGGCCTGGTTTTGTCCGATGTGCCCCGGTGTTGAGAGCGACACACCGGGTGACTGTCCCAAATGCGGCATGGCTCTGGAACGAGCTCAGCCGTCCAGCGGCACTACAATCTGGACATGTCCCATGCACCCGGAGGTGCGGCAGGATCATCCTGGAGAGTGTCCGATCTGCGGCATGGCGCTGGAGCCGATTGCGGGCACACCTGGCGGCGACGACGACGTCGAGCTGCGATCCATGACTCGGCGATTCGTCGTGTCGGCGGTCCTCAGCCTTCCTCTGTTCCTGCTGGCGATGGCGCCAATGGTTGGGATCGACACCCACGCCTGGCTGTCTTCGAAACAAAACCAGTGGCTCCAGTTTCTTCTGGCGACACCGGTCGTGTTATGGGGCGGCTGGCCCTTCTTCGTTCGGGGCTCGCGGTCGCTGATCTCACGGCGATTGAACATGTTTACGCTGATCGCCATCGGCACTGGGGCCGCGTATGTCTACAGCCTGGCGGCGATTCTGCTTCCAAACGCGTTTCCTGACTCGTTCAAGATGCACGGTGTGGTCGAACTCTACTTCGAGGCCGCCGCCGTCATTACAACGCTGGTTCTTCTCGGACAGGTGTTGGAGTTGCGCGCCCGTAAACGTACTGGAAGCGCCATTCGAGAACTGATGTCCTTGGCTCCGACGACGGCCCACCTTTTGAAAGACGGTACAGAAAGAGATGTGCCTCTTGAGCACGTTAAAGCCGGCGACCTGCTCCGGGTGCGCCCCGGTGAAAAAGTCCCCGTCGATGGAGTCGTCACCGAAGGTCGAAGCTCAGTTGATGAATCGATGATCACCGGCGAGCCACTGCCGGTTGAGAAGTCGATCGATGAAAAAGTGATCGGCGGCACAATTAACTCCACTGGCTCGTTTGTGATGCGGGCCGAGAGTGTGGGTGCTGAGACGATGCTCGCGCGTATCGTTCAGATGGTTGCAGACGCACGTCGGAGCCGAGCCCCGATCCAACGCGTTGCTGACACTGTCGCGGGCTATTTTGTGCCCGGCGTGATCGCTGTGGCGCTGCTTACATTCGTTGCGTGGGCGACGTGGGGCCCAGAACCGAAGTTTGCTTACGCCTTGGTCAATGCGGTCGCAGTCCTCATCATCGCCTGTCCGTGCGCGCTCGGGTTAGCAACTCCCATGTCGATCATGGTTGGCGTTGGACGCGGCGCTCGGGAAGGCGTGTTGATCAAAAATGCGGAAGCTCTAGAACATCTGCAACGAGCCAAAACGATCGTTGTCGATAAGACCGGCACGCTGACCGAAGGCCGCCCGAAGCTGACTGAAGTCACCGTCCTTGGTCAACATTCTGAGGGCGATCTCCTGCGGTTGGCCGCTTCCCTTGAGCAGTCCAGTGAACATCCCCTGGCTCGAGCGATTGTCGAAGGTGCTCGCGAGAAGAAGCTCACCTTAGTCGACGCCTCCACATTTGCTTCGATCACTGGCGGTGGTCTCGAAGGTACTGTTGATTCGCGGAAGGTACTGATTGGGACGCTTGTGCTCATGCGAGAGCGCTCGGTCTCGGGTCTAGACGGTGCGGAAGATCGCGCTCGTCCACTTCAAGAGAAGGGCCAGACTGCGATGTTTGTTGCAGTTGATGGACATGTCGCCGGGCTGCTTGCGGTCGCAGATCCGATCAAGGCGACGACTCAGGAAGCGCTGCGCGACTTGCATCAACAAGGGTTGCGCGTCGTGATGCTGACTGGAGACCATGAAAACACCGCACGTGCCGTCGCCGGCTCGCTTGGCATCGATGAGTTCCAAGCAGGTGTTAAACCAGACGACAAGCAGCGTTATGTCGAAGAACTGAAGAAACGCGGCGCTATCGTGGCGATGGCGGGAGATGGTGTGAACGATGCCCCAGCTCTCGCCGCGGCCGATGTCGGCATTGCGATGGGAACTGGAACCGATGTGGCAATCGAAAGTGCCGGTGTCACATTGGTCAAAGGTGACCTGCGGGGGATAACGAAGGCCGTGAGGCTCAGCCGCAGCGTGATGCGAAACATCCGACAGAATCTGTTCTTCGCCTTTATCTACAACGTGCTCGGCGTCCCGGTTGCGGCAGGACTGCTCTACCCATTTTTCGGCATTCTGCTTTCACCCGTGGTTGCCGCAGCTGCCATGAGTCTCAGTTCCGTGTCGGTGATTGCCAATTCGTTGCGACTGCGCTCTGCGCGATTGTCGTGATTACGGCGCAGCGGCCGTGGGAGGATCTGCCGGTTCCGCTTCATCGGGAACGATTGGGGCGTCGGTGCCGGGGAAATCTTCTAACTGAATCAACCCGGCAATGTCAGCAGCGGCGCTCCATCGCGACTGAAGCGACGTCAGGTAAGACAGGCTTGAGTCAATCAACGCCCGCTGCGTTTGCAGCAATCGCAAGAGATCAAGCTGACCACTTTCCAAGCCGCTGCGGGCGACTTTCACACCCTCTTGGGCTCGCGGGATGATCCGCTCCCGATAACGCACGACTTGTTGTTGCGCCTGCTGGTACCTCCCAATGGCGTCAGCCATCTGCCTGGCGATGTCCAGTTGCGTTCGAGCAACGGCTTGCTGAGATTTTGTTACTTCAGCACAGGCCGCAGAAATATTTCCCTGGTTCTTGTTCCAAACGGGGATGGGAATCTCGGCCTGAAGAATGGCCAAGTTGTGCGGCGACATCACTTGGTAAATGTAGCCCGTGCTCAGTGTGACGTTCGGGAAGGGCTGAACTTCGGCACGCTGCAAAAGAAATCTTGATCGATTGACCTCCCGTTCGGCGATTTGCACTTCCGCATTTCGCGGAACAAAGCCGGCTGCGTTCACGAATGGAATTATGCCATCGGGTTCCTGGAGCAGTGGCCCAGAGACAGCCAGATCAGGTGCATCATGCAAAGCCAGATCGGTAGCGAGTTGACGGCGGGCAGCTCGTAACTCAGCGATGGCGTTTTCATGAGAGACCTCTGCTTTTTCGAGTTCAATCTCAAACAGCAGGGTGTCACCTCGCGTCCCTTCGCCGGCCGCTTGGAGTTTGCGCCCTGATTCCGCGACATCGCTACTGAGCTGAATCAGCCGCCGAAGGACTGTGACTTTGCGCTGCGCAGCCAAGACGCTGAAGTAGTCCTTCCGTACCGCGGTCAGTAATTCAAACCTGGTCCTCACGAAGCGAAGTTCGGCCTGAGTAACCTCCTGACAGGCCGCGGCCTGGTCCAAACCGAGCTTATGTTTGGTGACGATTTCCTGGCTAAGCTGACTGAAATACTGACTGTCTCGCCCGCCGATCTGCATGCCGCCGCCGTTAAGCGTCGGGTTGGGGTACAAGCCCGCCTGATAGGCCTTTCCACGTGCTGCCTGAATGCCGGCCGCGGATTCGCGCAGCCGTGGATTTGACCGCTCAGCCCAATGGATCAGAGAGTCGAGAGTGTGCGAGACAGTCGGCTGCGATTCTACGAGCGTCTCAGCATTCGGTTCTGCAGCAGAACAAGTCAGAGGTGCCGCGAACAACGACAACGTGCCTATGCCGCCGAACAAGCAGATCATCGCGCGACGGCGCAGGCGCAGGGTGCAATCCAGCATGCAGCATCGCCGATCCATGGCAAATCGATTAACGTAGTTGCTCCCCCGCTCAGTTCATCGATCCTGCACCTAAGAAAACTCCGCAATCCTCAGGAAAGGACGCACAAACTGCCTCGCCGGTACAAACGGACTGCAGGGTTTGCCCGACAGCCAGAAGAACTTGAGAATCAACCAGAAAACGATTGACTCTGTACCGTAGTACGGAGCTTAGATTTCTCACGGCTGAACCGCGGCGAAACAGACGTTGACCCAGCCGATTCGAAGTTCGTCTTTACGGTCGCACAGCTTCAACCTACGATTCCCGAGTTCGGCAACTGGAGCCATTTTCGTGTCGCGGATTTTGCTGAGCCTGATGCTCATCGGAACGTTGCTTTTCGGGCAAACGTTCTGCTGCTGCACGGCGAAGGCCTCCGCGCTGCTTCAATCAGTTTCAGCCCAAGACGTGCCGTCGTGCTGCTGCGCTACTGACCAGGGGTCATGTCCCAACCGTGATCAGCGGCAGAATTGCCCCTGCAAACATAAGCGACAGCTCGCTGATGTCGGAGCGACTGTGAGCATGGACGCTTCAGTGCAGCTGCAACATGGGCTTGTTGCGCTGGTTACTGAAGATCATTGCGAAGTCGCGCTGGAAATCGCGCCGCTGCTGGCCCGACGTGAGGCACAACAAGAGTCTGTCAGGGCACTACCGCGCACAGATCGCGTTGCGCTTTCTCAACTACTGCTCTGCTAGTCAGCTGACGCCGGTCCCTGCTTCGGGATTCGAGTTCTTCAGCTGTCACTAATCTCTTCAATCGGCTCTTGGTGTGCGCGCATTCCCGCGCGCTCACTTCTCCATGAGGCATTGATTGCCTCCGATGCCAAAGGACTGAATTCCATGCAGACACGACCACGGCTCGGCCAAGTGGCCGCCCTGTTTCTATTCGCCTCGTTACCACTGATCGCGGTTCTCGGATGCAATTCCAGTCGCGACCCGCAGACGAGCAGCACCGTCACGAATGAAGAGAAGGCCGCGAAAGCGACCGACGAACCGAAGTCTGACACGCCGTCAGCCGACGCCGAGCATGCGCACAAGCCCGGTGCCCATGGTGGGCTTATCGTTTCCATCGGCTTGGACAGCTATCACGCCGAAGCAGTTGTTGAGCAAGGCGGTGCTCTGAAGCTGTTGATGCTCGGAAAGGATGAATCCCGAATCCTTGAGGTCGAAAAGCAAACCCTTAAGGCCTACGTCAAAGCAGCGGCCTCGTCTGAGGCAGTCCCGATCGATGTCGCCCCAGTCCCTCAAGATGGAGATGCCGCAGGAAAGACCTCGCAGTTCGTTGCCCAACTCCCTGAGGAACTTAAAGGCAAAGAACTCGACGTCACCATTCCCAACATTCGCATCAATGGGGAGCGGTTCCGCATCGGCTTTACCACGCGCCAAGAAAACCACGAACCCGGACATGCTTCGATGCCGGGCGGTGTGGCTTCCGCCGACGAGCGTGAGCTGTATTTGACTCCCGGCGGCAAGTACACGCTTGCCGATATTGCGGCCAACGGAAACAAGACCGCCGCGGAGAAGTTCAAAGGCGTCGCCTCGAACCACGATCTGAAGCCGAAAGTCGGTGACCGGATTTGCCCCGTGACGCTCACGAAGGCCAATCCCGATTTCACGTGGGTCATCGATGGACAGAACTACCAGTTCTGCTGCCCGCCATGTGTTGATGAATACGTGGCGATGGCGAAGACCAAGCCAGAAGAGCTGCAGCCAGCCGACTCATTTGTGAAGAAATAACTTCAGCCATGGGAGAAACCATGATTCGTAGTTCCGTGTTCCTGTGCTTGCTCCTGACGGTCGCGTTCGCATGGATGGCCGGTTGCCAACGCGCCTCCGAGCGTCCAGCTGGCTCAAGCAGCGCGACGAAAAGCGATTCCATCGCTGCGAACCTCGCCAAGCTCCCGCCCGAAGATCGAGCAGTCGCCGAAGCCCAGGGCTACTGCGCTGCAGAGCCTGAGAATCCTCTGGGCGGGATGGGCGTTCCGATCAAAGTCATGGTCAAAGATCAGCCTGTGTTTGTGTGTTGTGCCGGCTGCGAGAAAAAAGTGTTGCGTGACGCGGATGTCACTCTCGCGGAGGTCGCCGATTTGAAAGCTAAGGTCGCCGCCGAAAAGGCAGCGAAGCCCTAATCCAGTTTGTTCACCCTTTGAAGTTTCGAAAGGAGTTTTTAGCGATGCGAACGTTACTCATGGTCCTTGGGGGTGTGATTGCAGCAACGGGACTGCTCCCAGCCGCGGATGCCCCTGTCGAAAACACCACGATCACCGTCGAAGGCATGCACTGCGCGGGTTGTGCCAAAAACCTGTCTACGAAATTGAAGGCAGTGAAGTGTGTGAAAGGAGCGGAAGTCGACCTCGCCACTAAGACGGCCAAGATCACTCCCGCTGACAAAGAAAAGGTCTCTCCCAAAGCCTTGTGGGAGACGGTCGTGAAGGCCGGCTACAAGCCGACCAAACTTGTCGGCCCGTCCGGCACGTTCACGGAGACACCTGGAGCGTGAAGCAGACGAAACACCCGATCGTCCGCCGTTCGGCGGCGATGCTCCCCAAGCCCCGTAGCCTAGGCGGACGATCGGGATTTGATGCGATGTTCATCCATTCTAGGAACCGTGCACAGCCAGAGCTGGCCGGCACGGTCCCAAGGCAGGCATTTCCAGTGAATCGGACATTCGCGCTGGTTCTCGGAGTTCTCTCCTTTTTTGTTGTTGCCCCTGCGGGCGCTCACGAAGGACATGCACCGCTTCTCACGCGCGGCGCCTCGATCGATCCTGCTACGGGCGTGCTGCGGTTGAGCCGCGAAGCGCGTTCGATCCTCGACGTGATGACTGAGGAAGTCACCGAACGGAAAGTCGAAGGCCATTGGTTTGCTTACGCAGCGATCGAATCACCATGGACCGGAAGTGCCTTCGTAAGCCCGTTACTGGCTGGACGGATCGTGAAGCTGCATGTGCAGCCGGGCGAGAATGTGAAAAGCGGGCAGCTCCTGGCCGAACTCGACAGCCAGGAACTCCAGCAGCTGCGCCAAGAGCTGCTGACTGCAAAAAATGCTGCCGACTTGGCGAGCGACACGGCAAAACGTCTTGATTCTGCTGCCAACGCCGGCGCGGTCGCCGGCCAGCAATTGCTCGAAGCCCAGAATCAGGCAGCCCAGGCCGCGAACGCTTTGTCAGTCGCCCGACGCAAATGGCTTGCGCTCGGCTTGGAAGAATCTCGACTGGACGGCGTTCTTAGCGGCGTTGATCAGCAGCCGGTTTACATGCCGATCATGGCACCCATCGAAGGTGTGGCCAATCATGCCGATCTCTCCGTTGGCAAAATCGTCGCCCCTCAGGAGCACATCTTTGAGATCGCCGACCTTCGAACACTGTGGCTGCGAATTCGAATCCTCGAAAAGGACTTTGACCGAATACAAATCGGGCAAGTGCTCTCCTTCACGCTCTCAGCGCATCCGGGCAAGAGCTGGTTAGCGACAGTGGACAAACTCGGTGCTGCTCTCGATCCGGAAACACATCTGGCCGACGCTTGGGCGACAGTCACAAATCCGATGCCAGACGACATCCGGCTCATGCCGGGCATGCGAGGTCAGGTTCAGATTAGTCAAACAAACACCGTCAGCCGCGTTGCCGTACCCACTGCCGCCGTCTTTCGCGATGGAGCTGAGCGGTTCGTTCTCGTCGAGCAGACCTCCACCAAGGAGAGCTCGGAGTACAAGAAGCAGAGCATCGTCACAGGACAACAGAGCGGGGGATTTATTGAACTCCGCGGCGGCAAACTCTACCCCGGCGATCGCGTCGTCACTCAGGGCGGCCACGAACTGGCTGTCTTCTTCACCAAGGGATCGTTGCGCCTGAACGAGGAGACTGCAAAGGATATCGGGCTTTCCCTGGCCAGTGTCTCCGGACGACTCATCGAAGATGTGTTTGACGCCGACGGCGCAGTTGATGTCCCGACGGACCGGCGATTCATTGCTTCATCCCCGCTCAATGGAGTCATCGAACGCATTCGGATCGACCGGTCACACGCCGTCCGGAAAGGCGATGTCATCGCAGAAGTGAAGTCCTTGGAGTTTCACAATCTGCAACTTGAACTTCTGGGAGCGACACTGGATCAACAACTGCAGTCGACTGTTCTCGAAAAACTGAAGCTTTCTGGCGACAGCATCGCGAGACGGCGTTTCCTTGATGTTGAAGCCGCAGAGCGTGATGCAGCGTTTCGGATTGAAGGAACCAGGCGCCGTTTGGCTGCGCTTGGAGTGACAGAAGAGGAGCTGAGAAAGATCCAGACTGACAGCCAACTTATGCCGACGCTTCCACTGCGTGCGCTGATTGACGGTACCGTTGTCACCTTCACCAAAGTGCTCGGTCAGGTGGTGCGGCCGGAAGAACCACTCTTTGAGATCCATGATTTGTCAAAGAGCTTCGTGGAGGCGTTCGTCGCCGAGCGGGATTCAGGACGCGTGCAAGTCGGCCAGCCAGTCCGCATTCGCCTGGTTTCTGATCCGGAGGCGGTGCTTACCGGGCGGGTGATCCGGCTCGGCCACACCGTCGGCACGGCGAGCCGCACTCTCTCGGCGTGGATTGAAGTTGAAGGCGACGGCATGCAGCAGCGTCCACACAATTCCCTTGCTCGTGTGACGTTTAAGGCCGGAGAGTCCCCAGCCAGGACGACAGTTCCGTTGAGCGCCCTGCTTCAAGAGGGGAATCGACGCTTCGTCTTCGTTAAAGGTGGAGACGGGACGTTTGCTCGCCGGCCGATTTCAGTCGGCCGCAAAGATGACCGCTTCGCAGAGATTACCCATGGATTGGCTGGGGGAGAGACGGTCGCCGTACGCGGCGTCTTCCAGCTTCAGACGGGATACGCAGCGATTCGCTGAGAGGCCTCGATGTTGAATGCGATCATATCGTGGTCCCTCCACAACCGCGGAATCGTTCTGATTCTGGCGGCGACCGTCTTGATTGCGGGCGGCTACCAGCTCTCGCAGATGCCGGTCGATGTGTTTCCCGACCTGAATCGGCCTACGGTCACCATCATGACCGAGGCGCCGGGCCTGGCTCCTGAAGAGGTCGAAGTCCTGGTCACTCGTCAGCTGGAATTCCTTCTGAACGGGTCCACTGGCGTTCAACGTGTCCGCTCAGCTTCGGGCATCGGCCTCTCGATTGTCTGGGTCGAATTCGAATGGGGTACCGACATCTACCGCGACCGACAAATCGTGGCAGAAAAGCTGCAGGTCGCTCGCGACCGTTTGCCCCAGGACGTGAACCCCGTTCTTGCCCCGATCTCTTCCATCATGGGCGAGATCATGTTGCTCGGCTTGCGGTCGACCAAACCTACCTCCACGCCAGATGAAGCGTCGTCAGTCGGCATGGAGCTTCGAACCTTGGGCGAATTTGAGGTCAGAAACCGGCTGTTGGCCGTCGAAGGAGTTTCCCAAGTCACGGTCATGGGAGGCGTGTTCAAGCAGTATCAAGTCGTCACGTCTCCAGCGCGTCTTGCGGCACAGAACGTCACGCTACAGCAGCTTGTCGATGCAGCCACAAAGGCAAACGTGCTGGCCGGCGGCGGCATTGTCGTCCGGGAGCCCCAGGAATCACTGCTTCGAATCAGCGGACAGAGCCTGGCACTTGAGGATCTGGAAAACACGCCAGTGGTCTGGAGAGAACCACGGCCGGTGTTGATTAAAGATGTCGCGAGTGTGCAGTTCTCGGGCCCGGTCAAACGAGGCGACGGAAGCGTGCAGGTTAAGGAAGGCGAGCGGGTGGTTGGCGGTCCGTCGGTCATCCTCACTGTTCAAAAGCAGCCCGGAGCTGACACGCTTGTCCTTGATCGCAAAATCTCAGAAGTCCT contains:
- a CDS encoding MerR family transcriptional regulator encodes the protein MKATQTDSKERPPASLTIGRLARAAGVGVETVRFYERQGLLAEPERRSSGYRNYGEAAIARLQFIRRAKELGFTLSEIKSLLELRRDPSSTAADVRRQARQKIEEIDEKVRSLQQIRAALMRLVDECHGHGPLSECPIVDAMEHGPGTTVATKGKKS
- a CDS encoding heavy metal translocating P-type ATPase, giving the protein MKHQDPVCGMQVDESTPHRFEHDGQVEYFCSASCRQKFVANSHRHAHAGHKTEGDRSSAIVPPAGAHPHEGEAIDPICHMTVNPATALKAEKNGRTEYFCSEHCRQKFLGTPAAGHSCCGGGHQHAAPAKKPTKAWFCPMCPGVESDTPGDCPKCGMALERAQPSSGTTIWTCPMHPEVRQDHPGECPICGMALEPIAGTPGGDDDVELRSMTRRFVVSAVLSLPLFLLAMAPMVGIDTHAWLSSKQNQWLQFLLATPVVLWGGWPFFVRGSRSLISRRLNMFTLIAIGTGAAYVYSLAAILLPNAFPDSFKMHGVVELYFEAAAVITTLVLLGQVLELRARKRTGSAIRELMSLAPTTAHLLKDGTERDVPLEHVKAGDLLRVRPGEKVPVDGVVTEGRSSVDESMITGEPLPVEKSIDEKVIGGTINSTGSFVMRAESVGAETMLARIVQMVADARRSRAPIQRVADTVAGYFVPGVIAVALLTFVAWATWGPEPKFAYALVNAVAVLIIACPCALGLATPMSIMVGVGRGAREGVLIKNAEALEHLQRAKTIVVDKTGTLTEGRPKLTEVTVLGQHSEGDLLRLAASLEQSSEHPLARAIVEGAREKKLTLVDASTFASITGGGLEGTVDSRKVLIGTLVLMRERSVSGLDGAEDRARPLQEKGQTAMFVAVDGHVAGLLAVADPIKATTQEALRDLHQQGLRVVMLTGDHENTARAVAGSLGIDEFQAGVKPDDKQRYVEELKKRGAIVAMAGDGVNDAPALAAADVGIAMGTGTDVAIESAGVTLVKGDLRGITKAVRLSRSVMRNIRQNLFFAFIYNVLGVPVAAGLLYPFFGILLSPVVAAAAMSLSSVSVIANSLRLRSARLS
- a CDS encoding TolC family protein, which translates into the protein MLDCTLRLRRRAMICLFGGIGTLSLFAAPLTCSAAEPNAETLVESQPTVSHTLDSLIHWAERSNPRLRESAAGIQAARGKAYQAGLYPNPTLNGGGMQIGGRDSQYFSQLSQEIVTKHKLGLDQAAACQEVTQAELRFVRTRFELLTAVRKDYFSVLAAQRKVTVLRRLIQLSSDVAESGRKLQAAGEGTRGDTLLFEIELEKAEVSHENAIAELRAARRQLATDLALHDAPDLAVSGPLLQEPDGIIPFVNAAGFVPRNAEVQIAEREVNRSRFLLQRAEVQPFPNVTLSTGYIYQVMSPHNLAILQAEIPIPVWNKNQGNISAACAEVTKSQQAVARTQLDIARQMADAIGRYQQAQQQVVRYRERIIPRAQEGVKVARSGLESGQLDLLRLLQTQRALIDSSLSYLTSLQSRWSAAADIAGLIQLEDFPGTDAPIVPDEAEPADPPTAAAP
- a CDS encoding efflux RND transporter periplasmic adaptor subunit, whose translation is MNRTFALVLGVLSFFVVAPAGAHEGHAPLLTRGASIDPATGVLRLSREARSILDVMTEEVTERKVEGHWFAYAAIESPWTGSAFVSPLLAGRIVKLHVQPGENVKSGQLLAELDSQELQQLRQELLTAKNAADLASDTAKRLDSAANAGAVAGQQLLEAQNQAAQAANALSVARRKWLALGLEESRLDGVLSGVDQQPVYMPIMAPIEGVANHADLSVGKIVAPQEHIFEIADLRTLWLRIRILEKDFDRIQIGQVLSFTLSAHPGKSWLATVDKLGAALDPETHLADAWATVTNPMPDDIRLMPGMRGQVQISQTNTVSRVAVPTAAVFRDGAERFVLVEQTSTKESSEYKKQSIVTGQQSGGFIELRGGKLYPGDRVVTQGGHELAVFFTKGSLRLNEETAKDIGLSLASVSGRLIEDVFDADGAVDVPTDRRFIASSPLNGVIERIRIDRSHAVRKGDVIAEVKSLEFHNLQLELLGATLDQQLQSTVLEKLKLSGDSIARRRFLDVEAAERDAAFRIEGTRRRLAALGVTEEELRKIQTDSQLMPTLPLRALIDGTVVTFTKVLGQVVRPEEPLFEIHDLSKSFVEAFVAERDSGRVQVGQPVRIRLVSDPEAVLTGRVIRLGHTVGTASRTLSAWIEVEGDGMQQRPHNSLARVTFKAGESPARTTVPLSALLQEGNRRFVFVKGGDGTFARRPISVGRKDDRFAEITHGLAGGETVAVRGVFQLQTGYAAIR
- a CDS encoding heavy-metal-associated domain-containing protein, with translation MRTLLMVLGGVIAATGLLPAADAPVENTTITVEGMHCAGCAKNLSTKLKAVKCVKGAEVDLATKTAKITPADKEKVSPKALWETVVKAGYKPTKLVGPSGTFTETPGA